In one window of Leptospira sp. WS92.C1 DNA:
- a CDS encoding PaaI family thioesterase yields the protein MNNASQWELLFFQIKMFLKCPVYWRCGGRVVNYSKDFLNMKVKLPFKHKTRGWMGTHFGGSLYAFVDPIPLLLLKYNLGENYILWDTNGAIQYLKATSQDVFAEIKILPETLNQIQEECHRKKKTLLNLNIDIQEKNGDLVAKVGKTIYVRRKLERKKYV from the coding sequence ATGAACAATGCAAGCCAATGGGAACTCCTATTCTTTCAAATAAAAATGTTTCTGAAATGTCCGGTTTATTGGAGATGCGGTGGAAGAGTTGTAAACTATTCCAAAGACTTTCTCAACATGAAAGTCAAACTTCCTTTTAAACACAAAACCCGGGGTTGGATGGGAACTCATTTCGGAGGTTCCCTCTATGCTTTTGTGGATCCAATCCCGCTTTTGCTTCTAAAATATAACCTTGGTGAAAACTACATTCTCTGGGATACAAACGGCGCAATTCAATATCTCAAAGCGACTTCTCAAGACGTGTTTGCGGAAATCAAAATTCTTCCCGAAACTCTCAATCAAATCCAAGAAGAATGTCATCGTAAGAAAAAGACCCTTTTAAATCTCAACATCGACATTCAAGAAAAAAATGGAGATTTGGTCGCAAAGGTAGGAAAGACAATCTACGTTCGAAGAAAATTAGAACGAAAAAAATATGTCTGA